The Streptomyces kanamyceticus DNA segment CTCGGCCAGCGGGTCGGCGCCGATCTCCTCAGGTAAAGACCTGTCGAGATAGCGCTCCTGGCCGCCGGCCCGGCGCGGCGGCACCACGAGCCTGCGGGCGAGCGCGCCCGCCGCCTCGTTGCCGTGGTCCGTGCGCACGATGTGCAGACAGAGATCAATTCCGGCCGCGGTGCCCGCGCTCGTCAGCACGTCGCCGTCGTCCACGAAGAGCTCGCGCGGGTCCACGTGGACCGACGGGTAGCGCTTGGCGAGCGTCGGCGCGTACATCCAGTGCGTGGTCGCCGGGCGCCCGTCGAGGAGTCCGGCGGCGGCCAGGACGAACGCCCCGGTGCAGAGCCCGACGATGCGGGCGCCCTCCTCGTGTGCGCGGCGCAGCGCGTCCAAAGCCTCCGGCGGCGGCGGCGACGTGATCGACCGCCAGGCCGGCACCACCACGGTGCCCGCGCGGCCGATCGCCTCCAGGCCGTGAGGCGCGGTCAGTTCAAGACCGCCGGTGGTCCGCAGCGGCCCCTCCTCACCGGCGCATACGAGCAGCCGGTAGCGGGGGACGCCGGCGTCCTGCCGGTCGATGCCGAACACCGAGAGCGGTATGGAGCTCTCGAAGATGGGGCCACCGCTGAACAGCAGCACCGCTACGATCTCCCGGCGGCGGCGTCCGGACAGCTTCCGGGCCGTGGTCTCCGGCGCGGCAGTGGAGTCGTGGCTCATGGCGCTAAACCCCCCTCGGGCGTCTCGGCTCCCTGTTCTTGACGTGCTTGTTGGGCCTGTCGCTCCTGCACGTTTCCCCTCGGTCCTCCACCAGTCCCCCGCCGTAATACAGTCAAGATCGAATCTACTGTGTCCCGTGCTACCGGGGTGACCAGTTCAGCACCCGGCAGATTGTCGACATGGCAACTTGGCGTGAAGCTTTCGATCACGAAGCGTTGCACTCAAGGGCCGTGCTGGGAAGTGCGCCTCGTCGCCATGGCCGGTCCCCGCAGGGTGCGCGCGGCTTCAAGGCACCTTTCAGCCCTGCTCGGACGGGGGTTGGGGGCCCGTTCGGCCAAGGAATGCGTGCCTGTAGGAAGTTGGCTGAAAAGCTACGGGAGCGTGCGTGCGAATCGGTCAGTCGACCGGTGCGCCATCGACGCTGTGGCGGGTCCCCCGGTGCGCCCCCGGGGCCGTCCTGCCGTGCCGTCCGCGGTGCCCCGCGTTCTGTTCTGCAAGCAGTCGCGCGGCGCCCCGTTCGGACTGGCGCAGGAGCACCCGGCAGACCCCGGTGACGGCCACCAGGCCGAGCGCCGCGCCCGCGGCGCCCGCCAGCGATGTTCCGTAGCCGACGAGGACTACGGGAACCAGGACGCAGCTGAACGCGGCCCAGCGGACCACGTCGCTCGCCGAGTCCTGCGCGGGCGCGTCCCCCGGCTCCTGGGCGCGGGGCGTGGGCACCCGCGACGCGCGGCGCTCGGGCGCGCCCTCCGGCGGGCGCCGACGGCTGTGCGTCGCGGAGTGTGCCCCTTGCTCGGGTGAAGGAGTGAGCGTGGGGGAGGGTGGGGACGCGGTCGAGGGTCCAGGCACGGCGTGCTCCCTGTGGCGGTGGCGTACGGAGGTTCAACGCGCGGTCGTCCGGCCGGTCACTGCCGTGCCGCCGGATGCGCGCGCCGGGACGTCGCGCGGCCGGGAGTCGCCAGGGTCACGGGTCGTGCGGCAGAAGGGCCCGGACGGGTGCGCAAACCGCCTGTACGGGGCAGCAACCATTGCCATACGGGCGAGGCTCATGCATGCTCCGGTGAACGCCGGAGGCCCCTGCGCGGCCCGGCAGGAGACGCCCGTACGGGGGTCTTCGCAGGCTCTGGGCAGGAGAGGAGTGTCGCCGTACCCTTGGGGGTATGGGGTTGGGAAGATGATTCCCGGACGACCTTCCAGGTACTGAACCTTCGTACCAGAACCTTTCGTACCACGACCTTCGTACCACCCGAACAAGCCGACCCTCCCACAGAGGACTCCTTCGCCGAGACACCGATGGCCGGTCACGAATTCTCCGAACCCGCGGACCGCAAGCGGCAGGTCGCCGATCCGACAGCGACCCCCCTGGCGGCGGAAGAAACACGTCATTCCTGCGATCCCGCATTCCGACATGGCGTCGTCGTCGGCTTCGACGGCTCGACGTCCAGTGAGCGGGCGCTCTCGTACGCGATCGGCATGGCCCACCGTTCGGGCTCGGGCCTGATCATCGTGCATGTCGCCAACCGGCTGCCCACCACGGTGTGGGCGGGCTGCGAGCCACCGGTCTTCGTCGACGTGCCGGACCATCGCACCGAGGTGCTCGGACTCGAACTGGCCTGTGCGGACTATCTGTCCGAGGTGCCCTGGATCCTGGTCGAGCGCGGCGGCGACATCTGCCACGAGCTGGAGGAGGTCGGCCGCGAGTACAGCGCGGACGCGATCGTCGTCGGCTCCACGCACGGCATCGTGGGCCGGATCTTCGGCTCCGTCGCGGGGCGGCTCGCGCGGCGGGCGCAGCGTCCCGTCATCGTCATTCCGTAACGGGGACATTCCGTAACGGGCCCTCGCGGCAGGTGGGGTGGCGAAGTCGAGTCTTCAACTCCTTTTTCGGGGAGGCCCGGTGGGTGGTGGCACGAGTAGATAAATCTACTCGCGCGTAGAGGTGGTTTGCTCCCTTGTGAAGGGTACATAAAGGTCGCTGGCGCACCCGTTCTACGGAGACGGAGTGCGGGACCGGCATCGCGCGGCACCACCGCACCATCGCTCCACCGCACAGGAAGGGAGCCCGCCGTGGACAAGGACGTCTCTGCGGGAAGCACCACCTCGACTCTCGGCCACCTCGCCCTGGGACTCACGCTGTTGGCCTTCGGCCTCGGTCATACCCAAGTGATCGACGGCGTGACGGCGGCGGACGCCGTCTCCCTCGCCACCTACGTCGGCGGCGTCGCCCTGTTCGCCGCCGGTCTCTTCGCGTTCCGCGACAAGGACGCGGCCACGGGCACGGCCTTCACCGCGCTCGGCGCTCTCTGGTTCACCTGGGGCACCGCGGCCGACGCGCCGGTCTCGGCGAACGCGGCGGGCCTCTTCCTGCTGCTCTTCGCGCTCGTCGCGCTCAGCCTGACCCTCGGGGCGGCGGGTGCGGGAGCGCTCACGCGCGGGACGTACGGGCTGCTCTTCGTGGCGCTGCTCCTGCTCGCCCTCGCGCGGTTCGGCGACAGCGCGGGCCTGGGCAAGGCGGGCGGCTGGTTCGCCGCGGCCGGCGGGCTCCTGGCCTGGTACGGCGCGACGGCCGCCCTCGCGAACTGGCCCACGGCCCTTCCGGGGCGCCCCGCGGGCCGGGGGGTGACGGTCGCCGGCTGAGCGGGCGCTGGGCGCGGGCCGGGGTAATGGGCGACCCCGGCCCTCTGGGGGACGGGTTCCATGTGCTGGTGGCACGCATGGGGCCCGTCCCGTTTGTCTGCTTCCTGCGGGGGCGTGGGGGCTGATCGCGCAGTTCCCCGCGCCCCTTACGGGGCGCCCCTGATCGGGGTGCCTCTACTCCACCGTCACGGACTTGGCGAGGTTCCGCGGCTTGTCGATGTCCCTGCCCAGTGCCAACGCCGTGTGGTACGCGAGGAGTTGGAGCGGGATGCCCATCAGGATCGGGTCCAGCTCGTTCTCGTTCTTGGGGACGACGATCGTCTGGTCGGCCTTCTCCTGTTCCTGGTGCGCGACCGCGAGGATCTTGCCGCTGCGGGCCTTGATCTCCTCCAGAGCGGCGCGGTTCTTCTCCAGGAGGTCGTCGTTCGGGACGATCGCGACCGTGGGGAGCGCGGGCTCGATGAGCGCGAGCGGGCCGTGCTTGAGCTCGGAGGCAGGGTACGCCTCGGCGTGGATGTACGAGACCTCCTTGAGCTTGAGGGAGGCCTCGCGGGCGACGGGGTAGCCGCGTACGCGTCCGATGAAGAGCATCGAGCGGGCGTCCGCGTACTGCTTGGCGATCTTCTTGATCTCGTCCTCCTGCTTGAGGACCTCCGAGATCTGGCCGGGGAGCTTGCGCAGGCCCTCGATGATCCGCTTGCCGTCGGAGACCGACAGGTCACGGATGCGGCCCAGGTGCAGGGCGAGCAGCGCGAAGGCGACCGTGGTGTTGGTGAAGCACTTGGTGGAGACGACGCAGACCTCGGGGCCCGCGTGGACGTAGACGCCCGCGTCGGCCTCGCGGGCGATCGCCGAGCCGACCACGTTCACCACGCCGAGGACGCGGGCGCCCTTGCGCTTGAGCTCCTGGACCGCGGCGAGCACGTCGTAGGTCTCGCCGGACTGGGAGACCGCGATGTAGAGGGTGTCGGGGTCCACGACCGGGTTGCGGTAGCGGAACTCGGACGCGGGCTCCGCGTCGGCGGGGATGCGGGCCAGCTCCTCGATCATCTGGGCGCCGATCATGCCCGCGTGGTACGAGGTGCCGCAGCCGAGGATCTTGACGCGGCGCACCTTGCGGGCGTCGTGCGCGTCGAGGTTGAGGCCGCCGAGGTGCACGGTGGAGAAGCGGTCGTCGATGCGGCCGCGCAGGACGCGGTCCACGGCCTCGGGCTGCTCGAAGATCTCCTTGTGCATGTACGTGTCGTGGCCGCCCATGTCGTACGACTCGGCCTCCCACTCCACGGTGGTCGGCGACGCCGTCGTACGCGAGCCCTCGGTGGTGTACGTGCGGTAGTCGTCGGCCTTGATGGTGGCCATCTCGCCGTCGTCGAGGGTGACGACCTGGCGGGTGTGCGAGACGAGCGCGGCGACGTCCGAGGCGACGAACATCTCCTTCTCGCCGATGCCGAGGACGACCGGGGAGCCGTTGCGGGCGACCACGATGCGGTCGTTGAAGTCGGCGTGCAGGACGGCGATGCCGTAGGTGCCCTCGATGTGGCGCAGGGCCTCGCGGACCTTCTCCTCCAGGGTGTCGGCCTGGGCGCGGGCGATGAGGTGGGTGAGGACCTCGGTGTCCGTCTCGGAGAGGAACTCGACGCCGTCGGCGGTCAGCTTGGCGCGCAGCTCGGAGGCGTTGTCGATGATGCCGTTGTGGACGACGGCCACCTTGTTGTCCTGGGACAGGTGGGGGTGCGCGTTCTCGTCGGAGGGGGCGCCGTGGGTGGCCCAGCGGGTGTGGGCGATGCCGGTGGTGCCCTTGAAGCGGGCCGGGACCTTGGCCTCCAGGTCGCGCACACGACCCTTGGCCTTGACGGTCTTCAGGCCCGCGGCCTTGGGGCTGGTGACGGCGATGCCCGCCGAGTCGTAGCCGCGGTACTCCAGGCGCTGGAGTCCTTCGAGGAGGAGCGGGGCGACGTCACGCTTGCCGATGTATCCGACGATTCCGCACATAAAAGGGTGTCCTAGCCGTAGACGATGCGGCGCAGCTGCCGAAGGGTGAGCTCGGGCGGCGCGACCGCGCGGTATTCGAGATCCGCCGAGATCTGCTGGAAGATCGCCGCGTTCAGCAGGCCCTGACCCTGCAGTTCGCGGTGGCGGCGACGGACGAACGCTTCGGTCGTCTCGTCGAAGTAGGCGAGCACGTCCTGGATGACCCGCAGCGCTTCGCCCCGCTGGAGCGGGGTGCTGCGGGTGAGGTGGTCCACCAGGTCG contains these protein-coding regions:
- a CDS encoding GPR1/FUN34/YaaH family transporter, producing MDKDVSAGSTTSTLGHLALGLTLLAFGLGHTQVIDGVTAADAVSLATYVGGVALFAAGLFAFRDKDAATGTAFTALGALWFTWGTAADAPVSANAAGLFLLLFALVALSLTLGAAGAGALTRGTYGLLFVALLLLALARFGDSAGLGKAGGWFAAAGGLLAWYGATAALANWPTALPGRPAGRGVTVAG
- a CDS encoding GlxA family transcriptional regulator — translated: MSHDSTAAPETTARKLSGRRRREIVAVLLFSGGPIFESSIPLSVFGIDRQDAGVPRYRLLVCAGEEGPLRTTGGLELTAPHGLEAIGRAGTVVVPAWRSITSPPPPEALDALRRAHEEGARIVGLCTGAFVLAAAGLLDGRPATTHWMYAPTLAKRYPSVHVDPRELFVDDGDVLTSAGTAAGIDLCLHIVRTDHGNEAAGALARRLVVPPRRAGGQERYLDRSLPEEIGADPLAEVVAWALEHLHEQFDVETLAARAYMSRRTFDRRFRSLTGSAPLQWLITQRVLQAQRLLETSDYSVDEVAGRCGFRSPVALRGHFRRQLGSSPAAYRAAYRARRPQGERALDPVPVTPQAVPVLEAGPVPTQTRRTAAASAIGPSSASVPASDPGKPHSDAYAPGRPPLPGQRSAP
- a CDS encoding universal stress protein, producing the protein MAGHEFSEPADRKRQVADPTATPLAAEETRHSCDPAFRHGVVVGFDGSTSSERALSYAIGMAHRSGSGLIIVHVANRLPTTVWAGCEPPVFVDVPDHRTEVLGLELACADYLSEVPWILVERGGDICHELEEVGREYSADAIVVGSTHGIVGRIFGSVAGRLARRAQRPVIVIP
- the glmS gene encoding glutamine--fructose-6-phosphate transaminase (isomerizing), which translates into the protein MCGIVGYIGKRDVAPLLLEGLQRLEYRGYDSAGIAVTSPKAAGLKTVKAKGRVRDLEAKVPARFKGTTGIAHTRWATHGAPSDENAHPHLSQDNKVAVVHNGIIDNASELRAKLTADGVEFLSETDTEVLTHLIARAQADTLEEKVREALRHIEGTYGIAVLHADFNDRIVVARNGSPVVLGIGEKEMFVASDVAALVSHTRQVVTLDDGEMATIKADDYRTYTTEGSRTTASPTTVEWEAESYDMGGHDTYMHKEIFEQPEAVDRVLRGRIDDRFSTVHLGGLNLDAHDARKVRRVKILGCGTSYHAGMIGAQMIEELARIPADAEPASEFRYRNPVVDPDTLYIAVSQSGETYDVLAAVQELKRKGARVLGVVNVVGSAIAREADAGVYVHAGPEVCVVSTKCFTNTTVAFALLALHLGRIRDLSVSDGKRIIEGLRKLPGQISEVLKQEDEIKKIAKQYADARSMLFIGRVRGYPVAREASLKLKEVSYIHAEAYPASELKHGPLALIEPALPTVAIVPNDDLLEKNRAALEEIKARSGKILAVAHQEQEKADQTIVVPKNENELDPILMGIPLQLLAYHTALALGRDIDKPRNLAKSVTVE